The genomic interval TGGTGCACGGCTCTGCTGCGGCGATCGTCGATACCCGAGGTGTGGTGCGGGGCTGGAGCGAGGGCGCCCGCCAACTGACGGGATACCCGGCCGACGAGGTCGTGGGCCGCCCGGCCCGCGACCTGCTCACCGAGGTCCCGTCGGCCGATGCCGTCGCGGATCTGGTCGGCACCGTCGTGCTGCGCCGCCACGACGGCTCGTCCGTCGCGCTGCTGCTCACCGCCTGTGCCGTGCTCGGTGAGGACGGAGAACGCTCCGGCTACATGATCACCGCCGAGGCCCCCGGTGGCCCCGAACCGACCCTGGCGGGCCAGGCCTTCCAGCAGGCGTCCCTGGCCATGTCGGTCTTCGACGCGCGTCAGCACTACCTGCGGCTGAACGACACGGCCTGCCGGATCATGGGCGTACCGCAGGAGGCGCTGCTGGGGCAGCACTTCCCGGAGAGCGTGGAGGACCACTCGGCGCATCGCGGCTGGCTTGCCCATCTGCGCCAGGTCGTCGACACCGGCCGTCCGGTCCGCTACGAGAGCTTCACCGGGGCTCCCGCGCTGAACCGGGAGCACGCCTGGACCACCGACATGTGGCCCCTGCGGGACGGCGACGGTGAGGTCCACGCAGTGGCCATCGCGTCGTTCGACAGCACCGAGCAGTACTGGGCCCGGCAGCGACTCCTCCTGCTCAACGAGGCCGCGGCCACCATCGGCACCACTCTCGACGTGGTGCGCACCGCCGAGGAACTCGTCGGGCTTCTCGTGCCCCGCTACGCCGACTTCGCCAGCGTCGACCTCCTCGAATGGGTCCTCGGCGCGGACGAACCGCACACCCTCCCGGAAGGCGACATCGCTCTGCGCCGCGTCGCCCACGGCTCCGGCCACGAGGGCACCCCGGAGGCCGCCGTCCACCTAGGTGAGAAGGACATCTACCACGCCTCCTCCCCACCCGCGCGGGCGGTGCGGGAGGGGCGGGCCGCCCTCAGCCAGGCAGGCGAGCCCGACTTCATGCGCTGGGTCGCCGAGCGCAACTCCCGCGCCCCGGCCGGCAGCTCCTACCGCAAGGGCGTCCACTCCCTGCTCGCCGTGCCGCTCAGGGCCCGCGGCACCACCCTCGGAGTCGCGGTCGCCGTCCGTATCGCCCACCCCGACGACTTCGGCGGCGACGACGCCGTCCTCGGCGAGGAACTCGCCAGCCGGGCCGCCGTCTGCATCGACAACGCCCGCCGCTTCGCCCGTGAGCGCACCACCGCCCTCGCCCTGCAGAACAGCCTGCTGCCGCGCGGCCTGCCCGGACAGGCCGTGGTCGAGGTCGCCCACCGCTATCTGCCCTGCGGCTCGCTCGCCGGCATCGGCGGCGACTGGTTCGACGTCATCCCGCTCTCCGGCAGCCGCGTCGCCCTTGTCGTCGGCGACGTCGTCGGACACGGCATCCCGTCCTCGGCGACCATGGGCCGCCTGTGCACGGCGGTGCGCACCCTCGCCGACGTCGACCTGCCGCCCGACGAGCTCCTCACCCACCTCGACGACCTGGTCACCCACCTCGCCTCGGACGACCGCGACGCCGAGGCCGCCGAACTGGGCGCCACCTGCCTCTACGCCGTCTACGACCCCGTCTCGCGCCGCCTCACCACGGCCGCCGCCGGCCACCCGCCGCCCGCCGTCGTCCTGCCCGACGGCACCGTGAACCTCGTCCCCCTGAGCGCGGGGCCTCCGCTCGGCGTCGGCGGACTGCCCTTCGAGGCCACGGAGATCGAACTGCCCGAGGGAGCCGTCGTCGCCCTCTACACCGACGGGCTCATCGAGGACCGGGACCGCGACGTCGACCACGCCACCGAGGAACTGTGCCGCGCGCTCACCGCGAGGACCGAGACCCTCGATGACCTGTGCGATACGGTCCTGAAGGCCGTACTGCCCGAAGAACCCGGCGACGACGTGGCCCTGCTGCTGGCCCGGACCCGGGCTCTCGGCGCGGACCGGGTCGCCACCTGGGACGTCGAACCCGACCCCGCGCACGTGGCCGCGACCCGACAGGCCGCCACCGAGCAACTGGCCGCCTGGGGACTGGAGGAAGCCTCCTTCGTCACCGAACTCGTCGTCAGTGAACTGGTCACCAACGCCATCCGCTACGGCGAACCGCCCATCCAGCTGCGCCTGATCCGGGACCGCACCCTCATCTGCGAGGTCTTCGACGGCAGTTCCACCTCACCGCACCTGCGGCGCGCCCACGTCTTCGACGAGGGCGGCCGCGGGCTGTTGCTGGTCGCCCAGCTCACCCAGCGCTGGGGGAGCAGGCAGACCGGCAGCGGCAAGACGATCTGGGCCGAACAGTCCCTGGAACCGCCTGACTTCTGATCGCCGCGCTCACTGGAAGGAGCAGCCGGGGTTCGGCACGTCCTCCGAGTACGGCGAGCCGTGCGGGAGGACGTACAGCACCTCCAGGACGAGCGGGGTGTCCCCTTCGTTGCGGCCGAGATGGACGTCGCCGGGTCCGCCCGGCTCGCGCACCACGGTGCCCTGCCGGTAGACGCCGTCACTGGCGCAGTCGGAGTGGTAGTGACTGAGGGTGCCCTGCTTGACGTACCCGTAGACGGGTCCGTCGTGGTAGTGCCAGCCGGTCGCCTGGCCCGGCGGGACGGTGATCTCTCTGAGGACGTAGTCGGTGTCGCCCACCGTCTTCTGGGCGATCAGCGTGCCGACCACGCCGGGGCCGGGCGGGGTCGCCTGTGCGGCGCCGCCGGCGAAGACGGTGGCGGTGACGACCGCGCCGGATATGGCGGTACGGAGCGCGATGCGCATACGGAAGGCCTCCTGGCTCATGAGCGTGAGCGACGACGTGTCGCGGTGGACGTCGTTGTGAACATAGAGGCCCGCACGGGTGGCCGGCGCGGTGTTCGGCGGATCTTCCCGCTCAGTTCTCCTCGGCGGCGACCTGCGCCAGGGTCCGGCCGGTCCGGACCGAGCGTGCTCGGCGCGGATCCGGCGTGCCGTGCCCGCGCGCCGCCCGTCCCTCGGCGGTCTTCACCAGCAGCCAGTTGTCCGCACGGAAGCGGGTGAGTGCGTACTGGCCGCGCAGCTTCGTCCCGTGCAGCCGGAAGGTGGCGTGCCCGCGCTCCAGCGACTCGGCGAAGTCGACGGGACGCCCCTGGCGGTCGTGGCTCAGGGGTTCGTAGGTGCCGCGGTCCCAGACGATCACCGTGCCGCCGCCGTACTCGCCCTCGGGGATCACGCCCTCGAATTCCTCGTATTCCAGCGGATGGTCCTCCGTGGGCACGGCGAGGCGTTTGTCCTTGGGCACGTCGGAGGGCCCCTTCGGGATCGACCAGGACTTCAGCACGTCGCCGACCTGGAGCCGGAAGTCGAAGTGCATCGTGCTCGCGTCGTGGATCTGCACGACGAACCGGGGCGCGGCACCCCTGGGGGCCTGCCGCCCTTCCGGCTCACGGGTCCGTCCGAAGTCCCGCTTGCCGTGGTAGTCCCTCAGCCGCTCACTCACCTGAGGCTCCTTTCGGAGCCTCCCGGGTACCCCTCCGGGTGTTCAGAACTCCTCGTGCACCTCAGGGTCCCCGCCGAGGCGCCGGTGCTCACGGTCGCCGATCGCGGCCATTTCGGCCTCGCTCAGCTCGAAGCCGAACACGTCGAGGTTGGCGCGCTGCCGCTCGGGGTCACCGGACTTCGGGATGGGCAGGGCGCCGAGCTGGACGTGCCAGCGCAGGATCACCTGGCCGGGCGTGACCCCGTGCGCCTCGGCGGCGCTCGCCACGGCCGGGTCGTCCAGGAGGTCCGAGCCCCGGCCCAGCGGGCTCCAGCTCTCGGTGACGATGCCCTTGCCGGCGTGGAAGGCGCGCAGCTCGTCCTGCGGGAGCAAGGGGTGCAGCTCGATCTGGTTGACGGACGGCAGGACCCCGGTCTCCTTCTCCAGCCGCTCGATGTGCGAGGGGGTGAAGTTGGAGACCCCGATGGACCGTACGAGGCCGTCCTCGCGGAGTTTGATCATGGCCTTCCACGAGTCGACGTACTTGTCGACGCGCGGGAGCGGCCAGTGGATCAGATACAGGTCCACGTACTCCACCCCGAGACGGGCGCGGGACTCCTCGAAGGAGGCCAGGGTCTCCTCGTAGCCGTGATGCCGGCCGGGCAGCTTGGTCGTCACGAGGATCTCCTCGCGCGGCACGCCGGCGGCGGCCACACCGCGGCCGACACCGGTCTCGTTGCGGTAGTTCGTCGCCGTGTCGACGAGCCGGTAGCCGCTCTCCAGGGCGGCGGCGACGGCCCGCTCCGCCTCGGCGTCGTCCATCGGCCAGGTGCCCAGACCGAGTGCGGGGATCCTCGTACCGTCGTTGAGCGGATGCGTCGGGATGCTGATCACGTGCGGACCTTCCCTTGACTGTGTCGTCCCCCCAGCCTCACGGATAGGGTGAGCAATGATCAACCGGACGGGCGGGGACGAGGTCGGCGGACGGCATGGACGGCACCGAGGAGAAGCGGTCGGCGGGATCCGGGCGTCCCACGTCGCGGGACGTCGCCCGGCTCGCCGGCGTGTCGCACACCGCCGTCTCCTTCGTGTTCAACGGCCGCGCCGAGGGCAACCTCTCGCCCGCCACCCAGGAACGCATCCGGCAGGCGGCCGCCCAGCTCGGCTACCGCCCCGACCCCGTCGCGCGCGGCCTGCGCAGCCGCCGTACGGCCGTGATCGGCC from Streptomyces sp. CC0208 carries:
- a CDS encoding SpoIIE family protein phosphatase codes for the protein MVHGSAAAIVDTRGVVRGWSEGARQLTGYPADEVVGRPARDLLTEVPSADAVADLVGTVVLRRHDGSSVALLLTACAVLGEDGERSGYMITAEAPGGPEPTLAGQAFQQASLAMSVFDARQHYLRLNDTACRIMGVPQEALLGQHFPESVEDHSAHRGWLAHLRQVVDTGRPVRYESFTGAPALNREHAWTTDMWPLRDGDGEVHAVAIASFDSTEQYWARQRLLLLNEAAATIGTTLDVVRTAEELVGLLVPRYADFASVDLLEWVLGADEPHTLPEGDIALRRVAHGSGHEGTPEAAVHLGEKDIYHASSPPARAVREGRAALSQAGEPDFMRWVAERNSRAPAGSSYRKGVHSLLAVPLRARGTTLGVAVAVRIAHPDDFGGDDAVLGEELASRAAVCIDNARRFARERTTALALQNSLLPRGLPGQAVVEVAHRYLPCGSLAGIGGDWFDVIPLSGSRVALVVGDVVGHGIPSSATMGRLCTAVRTLADVDLPPDELLTHLDDLVTHLASDDRDAEAAELGATCLYAVYDPVSRRLTTAAAGHPPPAVVLPDGTVNLVPLSAGPPLGVGGLPFEATEIELPEGAVVALYTDGLIEDRDRDVDHATEELCRALTARTETLDDLCDTVLKAVLPEEPGDDVALLLARTRALGADRVATWDVEPDPAHVAATRQAATEQLAAWGLEEASFVTELVVSELVTNAIRYGEPPIQLRLIRDRTLICEVFDGSSTSPHLRRAHVFDEGGRGLLLVAQLTQRWGSRQTGSGKTIWAEQSLEPPDF
- a CDS encoding cupin domain-containing protein, yielding MRIALRTAISGAVVTATVFAGGAAQATPPGPGVVGTLIAQKTVGDTDYVLREITVPPGQATGWHYHDGPVYGYVKQGTLSHYHSDCASDGVYRQGTVVREPGGPGDVHLGRNEGDTPLVLEVLYVLPHGSPYSEDVPNPGCSFQ
- a CDS encoding DNA polymerase ligase N-terminal domain-containing protein: MSERLRDYHGKRDFGRTREPEGRQAPRGAAPRFVVQIHDASTMHFDFRLQVGDVLKSWSIPKGPSDVPKDKRLAVPTEDHPLEYEEFEGVIPEGEYGGGTVIVWDRGTYEPLSHDRQGRPVDFAESLERGHATFRLHGTKLRGQYALTRFRADNWLLVKTAEGRAARGHGTPDPRRARSVRTGRTLAQVAAEEN
- a CDS encoding aldo/keto reductase; the encoded protein is MISIPTHPLNDGTRIPALGLGTWPMDDAEAERAVAAALESGYRLVDTATNYRNETGVGRGVAAAGVPREEILVTTKLPGRHHGYEETLASFEESRARLGVEYVDLYLIHWPLPRVDKYVDSWKAMIKLREDGLVRSIGVSNFTPSHIERLEKETGVLPSVNQIELHPLLPQDELRAFHAGKGIVTESWSPLGRGSDLLDDPAVASAAEAHGVTPGQVILRWHVQLGALPIPKSGDPERQRANLDVFGFELSEAEMAAIGDREHRRLGGDPEVHEEF